A section of the Pseudovibrio sp. M1P-2-3 genome encodes:
- a CDS encoding DUF3299 domain-containing protein encodes MELYWEDLEPAEGEGIIVGDPNGAQNEQFSENANGFSQSLTYSLTDKFNDKLVRLPGFVIPLDFESTRISTFILAPFVGACIHMPPPPPNQLVLVNAKQPYATEGFFEPVYVTGRFKLTATDTDLAQIGYTLTADKIEPYE; translated from the coding sequence TTGGAATTATACTGGGAGGATCTGGAGCCCGCAGAGGGGGAGGGCATTATTGTTGGTGATCCCAATGGTGCACAAAATGAGCAGTTTAGTGAGAATGCCAATGGTTTCAGCCAGTCTCTGACTTATTCTTTGACGGATAAGTTTAATGATAAACTGGTCCGCTTGCCCGGGTTTGTGATCCCTCTGGACTTTGAATCCACACGGATATCGACTTTTATTCTCGCGCCGTTTGTAGGAGCCTGCATTCACATGCCGCCGCCGCCGCCCAACCAGCTTGTCTTGGTAAATGCGAAACAGCCCTATGCAACAGAAGGGTTCTTTGAACCTGTTTATGTGACAGGCCGGTTTAAGCTGACTGCAACAGATACTGATCTGGCTCAAATCGGATACACACTGACAGCCGATAAAATCGAGCCCTATGAGTGA
- a CDS encoding class I SAM-dependent methyltransferase, with protein MDIDWGPYLSSTTSLPHRPETELAVKANQSPTRTAIDCGCGAGRDIAYLREQGYQTFGFDSDVATVDVCKHRFADDNSVTISHASFETYEPPQASLILAHSSLFFCPRYTFEIFWDKILKSLEPKGVISCNFLGQKDSWLGKQFHRGFAVNLQEINKLFSQFDIVKLSERNEDGATITGDRKHWHTYTVIARRK; from the coding sequence ATGGACATAGACTGGGGCCCGTACCTTTCCTCAACGACCTCACTTCCGCACCGACCTGAAACAGAGTTGGCAGTGAAAGCCAACCAATCCCCCACTCGTACAGCGATAGATTGTGGATGCGGAGCAGGCCGGGATATTGCCTACCTCAGGGAGCAAGGTTATCAGACCTTCGGTTTTGATAGTGATGTTGCAACTGTCGATGTGTGCAAGCACCGCTTCGCGGACGACAATTCAGTCACCATCTCGCACGCGAGTTTTGAAACCTACGAGCCCCCGCAGGCAAGTTTAATTCTAGCCCATTCCAGCCTGTTCTTTTGCCCCCGATATACCTTCGAAATTTTCTGGGATAAAATCCTTAAATCTCTCGAACCCAAAGGGGTAATCAGCTGCAATTTCCTAGGTCAAAAAGACAGCTGGCTGGGAAAGCAGTTCCACCGTGGCTTTGCAGTGAACCTTCAAGAGATCAATAAGCTCTTCAGCCAGTTTGACATCGTGAAACTCTCAGAACGTAATGAAGATGGAGCAACTATTACAGGAGACCGCAAGCACTGGCACACCTACACCGTCATTGCACGCCGGAAGTAA
- a CDS encoding LysR family transcriptional regulator, whose amino-acid sequence MKSLDLNSLHRFYLAVKLGSLAKTASVLKVSPATMSRSLTQLEDELGSKLIHRNSKQFRLTAEGERYYSKLSPLLEQLDEDLAVLQDEEYDLSGKIRFSCPETLYISQVHAWICEFMQLHPKVRIEVAFTYSEQDHISSRIDLGITLNSPQAPELVQRKLLEKSYWIAAAPDYLSRVGTPQNAGELAQFDTIGMDSEELWIFEGAGKDRKVAVQHRLALHSLRAIVDSAILGLGICRTPKNLIAPAIREGKLVRVLEYETVKPQPLYLVTTHRKLIPARVRSLRDFIQRKAKSDLRQWT is encoded by the coding sequence ATGAAATCATTAGACCTAAACTCACTCCATCGCTTCTACTTAGCTGTAAAGCTGGGAAGTCTGGCGAAGACCGCAAGTGTTTTAAAGGTCTCACCCGCCACCATGTCACGCAGCCTGACACAGCTGGAGGATGAACTGGGGTCAAAATTGATCCACCGCAACTCCAAACAGTTCCGATTGACTGCCGAGGGCGAACGTTATTATTCCAAGCTCAGCCCTCTACTGGAACAGCTGGATGAAGACCTTGCCGTATTACAGGATGAGGAATACGACCTTTCCGGAAAAATTCGCTTCTCTTGCCCTGAGACCCTTTATATTTCGCAGGTTCATGCTTGGATTTGCGAGTTCATGCAGCTTCACCCGAAAGTACGTATAGAGGTGGCCTTCACCTACTCCGAGCAAGATCATATCTCCAGCCGCATTGATCTTGGCATCACACTCAACTCCCCTCAGGCACCAGAGCTGGTCCAACGTAAACTTTTGGAAAAGTCCTACTGGATCGCAGCAGCCCCTGACTATCTATCTCGTGTCGGAACCCCGCAAAATGCAGGTGAGCTTGCCCAGTTCGACACCATAGGGATGGATAGTGAGGAGCTATGGATCTTTGAGGGCGCTGGAAAAGACAGGAAAGTTGCGGTTCAGCATCGTCTGGCCCTTCACAGCCTGCGTGCGATTGTAGATTCCGCCATTCTTGGCCTTGGCATTTGCCGTACCCCCAAAAACCTCATTGCGCCTGCAATCAGGGAGGGGAAGCTTGTGAGAGTGCTGGAGTATGAGACCGTTAAGCCTCAACCACTTTATCTCGTGACAACTCATAGGAAACTGATACCGGCTAGAGTGCGTAGCCTGAGAGATTTTATCCAACGTAAAGCAAAGAGTGACCTGCGCCAATGGACATAG
- a CDS encoding division/cell wall cluster transcriptional repressor MraZ produces the protein MSGFVSHYTNRVDAKGRVSIPAPFRAALAKDGFEGLYCFPSPFQEAVDAGGHGLVGEIQKKLDGFSTLSLEYDALSTALFGASETLKVDRDGRVVLSDMVRAHTGIDQEVTFVGQGFKFQIWAPEKFKAHREEAMKRALAVLSGGGAAGMNTEGPE, from the coding sequence ATGTCAGGCTTCGTATCGCACTACACCAATCGGGTGGATGCCAAGGGACGTGTTTCGATCCCTGCACCTTTCCGTGCGGCGTTGGCGAAGGACGGATTTGAGGGGCTTTACTGCTTTCCCTCTCCGTTTCAAGAAGCTGTCGATGCGGGCGGGCACGGTCTCGTGGGTGAAATTCAAAAGAAACTCGACGGATTTTCAACGCTGTCTCTGGAGTATGATGCTCTGTCCACCGCGCTGTTTGGAGCTAGTGAAACCTTGAAGGTGGATCGGGACGGGCGCGTGGTTCTGTCCGATATGGTTCGTGCACATACAGGCATTGATCAGGAGGTCACATTTGTAGGGCAGGGGTTCAAATTTCAGATTTGGGCACCTGAAAAGTTTAAGGCGCACCGCGAAGAAGCAATGAAGCGGGCACTTGCAGTTCTGTCAGGCGGCGGAGCTGCCGGAATGAACACAGAAGGACCGGAGTGA
- the rsmH gene encoding 16S rRNA (cytosine(1402)-N(4))-methyltransferase RsmH, producing the protein MMTGSDNGTSNGAGGPTRHIPVLLDRVVAAMDAMPGEVIVDGTFGAGGYTSRFLQAGSTVVAIDRDPDAIAGGQPLLKESDGKLKLVHGQFVDLDAHARDLGFEGVDGVVMDLGVSSMQLDQPERGFSFRGDGPLDMRMEQAGPSAADVVNQMERKDLTRIIGLLGEEKRASAVSAAICRAREEKPFERTLELAKVVEKVVGRNPKKPGIHPATRTFQALRIYVNGELHQAAGALAAAERILKPGGRLVVVTFHSLEDRIVKRFLADRTKTRGGGSRHMPEVDVPPATFEYVVKGNQDASDEEVAGNPRARSARLRAARRLEAPARELDIHGAGVPRLAAFEGLGG; encoded by the coding sequence GTGATGACAGGTAGCGACAATGGAACATCCAATGGCGCTGGCGGACCAACCCGTCACATTCCTGTTCTTCTGGACCGGGTTGTGGCAGCAATGGATGCCATGCCGGGAGAGGTTATAGTTGACGGGACCTTTGGTGCTGGTGGTTATACCTCAAGGTTTTTACAAGCTGGCAGCACTGTTGTTGCCATTGACCGCGATCCCGATGCAATTGCCGGTGGTCAACCTCTCCTAAAAGAATCAGATGGTAAACTGAAGCTTGTGCACGGGCAGTTTGTTGATCTGGATGCCCATGCCCGTGATCTTGGCTTTGAGGGCGTGGACGGCGTTGTGATGGACTTGGGTGTTTCCTCCATGCAGCTGGACCAGCCGGAGCGGGGCTTTTCGTTCCGCGGTGACGGGCCTTTGGATATGCGTATGGAGCAGGCGGGGCCAAGTGCTGCAGATGTAGTCAACCAGATGGAACGCAAAGACCTGACCCGTATTATCGGCTTGCTTGGCGAGGAAAAGCGGGCCTCCGCAGTTTCCGCGGCTATTTGCCGGGCGCGAGAGGAAAAGCCGTTCGAGCGTACGCTGGAGCTGGCCAAGGTGGTGGAAAAGGTTGTGGGGCGTAACCCCAAGAAACCGGGTATCCACCCTGCAACCAGAACGTTTCAGGCTCTGCGCATTTATGTGAACGGGGAATTGCATCAGGCAGCGGGCGCGCTGGCGGCAGCGGAGCGAATTCTTAAGCCCGGTGGCCGTCTTGTGGTGGTGACGTTCCATAGTCTTGAAGATCGTATCGTGAAGCGTTTTCTGGCAGACCGGACCAAGACCCGTGGGGGCGGGTCGCGGCATATGCCCGAGGTGGATGTGCCACCGGCCACATTTGAATATGTGGTGAAGGGTAATCAAGATGCCAGCGACGAGGAAGTTGCAGGAAATCCGAGAGCGCGCTCTGCCCGATTGCGGGCGGCACGCAGGTTGGAGGCTCCTGCACGGGAATTGGATATTCATGGGGCAGGCGTTCCGCGTCTGGCGGCGTTCGAAGGGTTGGGAGGCTGA
- the ftsL gene encoding cell division protein FtsL, which yields MLRIINVVFLLAVIVGAVAVYDIKMSAEHLTERVAQLKRDIQKERDDIQWYRAQWSALNQPSRLQGVVDRYNTYLQLEPLSAEKITTVEALPVKPVLLEPVAADSMGGYAGKLPDIQ from the coding sequence TTGCTGCGTATTATTAACGTTGTCTTTTTGCTTGCGGTTATTGTGGGGGCCGTTGCCGTATACGACATTAAAATGTCGGCGGAGCACCTGACGGAACGTGTTGCGCAGCTTAAACGAGACATCCAGAAAGAGCGCGATGATATCCAGTGGTACCGCGCACAGTGGAGCGCTTTGAACCAGCCCTCCCGTTTGCAAGGTGTGGTTGATCGCTACAACACCTATCTTCAGCTTGAGCCTTTGAGTGCCGAGAAAATTACAACCGTTGAAGCGCTTCCTGTGAAGCCTGTTCTGCTGGAGCCGGTTGCGGCGGACAGCATGGGTGGCTACGCGGGCAAGCTTCCCGATATTCAATAG
- a CDS encoding peptidoglycan D,D-transpeptidase FtsI family protein: MDLPKSPSNRYASHFSQGGNPVAGRGPSKSRIFIAMLAFSVVFVAIAGRLVVLGLQPPETGESYASSQSNLQASRPDILDRNGEILATDIKSASLYAEPRKIPDADEVFEGLVSVLPELDTPKIEARLKSNAGFIWLKREISVAQREEIHQLGLPGVGFTEGRKRFYPGGRTAGHILGTVDVDGKGISGIEKYIDGAWLKDLRELGFATDTSLEPVRLSMDLRVQYAVRDELERALELYKAKAAVGIVLKANSGEVIAMSSLPDYDPNDRQEALRPDRLNRATAGVFEMGSVFKGITVAMALDSGKVSIDDSFDATKPIRVSGKTINDFHGKRRVLSVPEIFVFSSNIGTARMMLAAGVEAQKDFLTRLGMTRPLDTEIPERARPLMPPKWNELAAMTISFGHGISVTPMHTATAAAALVNGGQLINPTFFPRTQEQAQKVATRAVSKETSDAIRYLNRLNVLKGSGRKAAVPGYDVGGKTGTAQKVVNGKYVEGLYLNSFLSAFPMADPEYVVLISLDEPQKLEGQNYATAGWNAVPTTAAVIRRIAPMLGVKPNFAEDGETIAVKF, encoded by the coding sequence ATGGATTTGCCTAAAAGCCCTTCCAATCGGTATGCGTCGCACTTTTCTCAAGGGGGAAACCCGGTGGCGGGGCGTGGTCCTTCCAAATCTCGCATTTTCATTGCCATGCTGGCATTTTCTGTTGTCTTTGTAGCGATTGCTGGTCGGCTGGTGGTTTTGGGGTTGCAGCCCCCCGAAACAGGCGAGTCCTATGCGTCTTCCCAATCCAATTTGCAGGCGTCGCGTCCGGATATTCTAGACCGGAATGGCGAAATTCTTGCCACAGACATCAAAAGCGCCTCCCTTTATGCCGAGCCGCGCAAAATTCCGGATGCGGATGAGGTGTTTGAGGGGCTGGTTTCCGTATTGCCGGAGCTGGATACACCCAAGATAGAGGCCCGCTTAAAGAGTAATGCTGGCTTTATCTGGCTGAAGCGTGAAATTTCTGTTGCGCAGCGCGAGGAGATCCATCAGCTTGGCTTGCCGGGCGTGGGCTTTACAGAAGGGCGCAAACGCTTTTATCCCGGTGGCCGCACCGCTGGCCATATTCTTGGTACTGTGGATGTGGATGGCAAAGGTATTTCCGGTATCGAGAAATACATTGACGGTGCGTGGCTGAAAGACCTGCGCGAGTTGGGATTTGCCACCGATACCTCTTTGGAACCTGTTCGGCTTTCCATGGATTTGCGGGTGCAGTATGCGGTGCGGGACGAGCTGGAGCGGGCGCTTGAGCTTTACAAGGCAAAGGCTGCTGTTGGTATTGTGCTGAAGGCGAACAGCGGCGAAGTGATCGCCATGTCGTCTTTGCCCGATTATGATCCCAATGACCGTCAAGAGGCGTTGAGACCTGATCGCCTGAACAGGGCAACCGCCGGTGTTTTCGAGATGGGCTCCGTGTTCAAGGGGATTACGGTGGCAATGGCGCTTGATAGCGGCAAAGTGTCAATAGATGACAGCTTTGACGCCACCAAACCTATTCGGGTCTCCGGCAAAACCATCAATGATTTTCACGGCAAACGGCGGGTTCTGTCTGTTCCGGAAATCTTCGTGTTTTCCTCCAATATCGGCACCGCACGGATGATGCTTGCGGCAGGAGTGGAAGCGCAAAAGGACTTTTTGACACGGCTGGGCATGACGAGGCCTCTGGATACAGAAATTCCCGAGAGGGCGCGGCCCCTGATGCCGCCAAAGTGGAATGAACTGGCTGCCATGACCATTTCCTTCGGTCACGGGATCTCTGTAACCCCAATGCATACGGCAACGGCGGCAGCGGCACTGGTGAATGGCGGGCAGCTCATCAACCCTACATTCTTTCCCCGCACGCAAGAGCAGGCGCAGAAGGTGGCAACACGGGCGGTTTCCAAAGAAACCAGTGATGCGATTCGCTATTTAAACCGCTTAAATGTGCTGAAGGGGTCTGGTCGTAAGGCAGCTGTTCCCGGGTATGATGTGGGCGGAAAAACGGGGACCGCTCAAAAAGTGGTTAACGGTAAATATGTGGAGGGACTTTACCTTAACAGTTTCCTTTCCGCATTCCCTATGGCAGACCCTGAATACGTCGTGCTGATTTCGCTTGATGAGCCGCAAAAACTGGAGGGGCAGAACTACGCCACTGCCGGTTGGAATGC